One Oryza brachyantha chromosome 3, ObraRS2, whole genome shotgun sequence DNA segment encodes these proteins:
- the LOC102699478 gene encoding cysteine--tRNA ligase CPS1, chloroplastic/mitochondrial-like → MAENAKPPPQLELFNSMTKKKELFEPLVEGKVRMYVCGVTPYDFSHIGHARAYVAFDVLYRYLKFLGYEVEYVRNFTDIDDKIIKRANEAGETVTSLSSRFISEFLLDMAQLQCLPPTCEPRVTDHIEHIIELITKILENGKAYAMEGDVYFSVDSFPEYLSLSGRKLDHNLAGSRVAVDTRKRNPADFALWKAAKEGEPFWESPWGRGRPGWHIECSAMSAHYLGHVFDIHGGGKDLIFPHHENELAQSRAAYPESEVKCWMHNGFVNKDDQKMSKSDKNFFTIRDIIDLYHPMALRFFLMRTHYRGDVNHSDKALEIASDRVYYIYQTLYDCEEQLSQYRGENLSVPVPVEEQDMVNKHHSEFLESMSDDLRTTDVLDGFTDLLKAINSNLTDFKKLQQKLEQQKKKQQQQKQQKQKQQQAQKQPEEYIEAMFALETEIKNKLSILGMMPPSSLAEALKQLKDKALKRAGLTEELLQEQIEQRAAARKNKQFDLSDQIRKQLGSKGIALMDEPTGTVWRPCEPESE, encoded by the exons ATGGCGGAGAAcgcgaagccgccgccgcagctggaGCTCTTCAACTCGATGACGAAGAAGAAGGAGCTCTTCGAGCCGCTTGTGGAGGGCAAGGTCCGGATGTATGTCTGCGGCGTCACGCCCTACGACTTCAGCCACATCGGCCACGCCCGCGCCTACGTCGCCTTCGACGTCCTCTATAG GTATCTCAAATTCTTGGGCTACGAGGTTGAATATGTGCGGAACTTTACTGATATTGATGACAAG ATTATCAAACGAGCAAATGAAGCTGGTGAAACTGTAACAAGCTTGAGTAGCAGGTTTATTAGTGAATTCCTTCTTGATATGGCTCAGCTCCAGTGCTTACCCCCAACTTGTGAGCCACGTGTGACAGATCACATTGAACATATTATAGAGTTGATTACCAAG ATACTGGAGAATGGGAAAGCCTATGCTATGGAAGgagatgtttatttttcagttgatAGTTTCCCCGAGTATCTCAGTTTATCTGGAAGGAAGTTAGATCATAATCTTGCTGGTTCCCGGGTTGCTGTTGATACAAGAAAGCGGAACCCTGCAGATTTTGCGCTGTGGAAG GCTGCTAAGGAAGGTGAACCTTTCTGGGAAAGCCCTTGGGGCCGTGGTAGACCAGGATGGCATATTGAATGCAGTGCAATGAGTGCTCACTATCTAGGACATGTGTTCGATATCCATGGTGGAGGGAAAGATCTGATATTTCCTCATCATGAGAATGAGCTTGCACAAAGCCGGGCAGCTTATCCAGAAAGTGAGGTCAAATGTTGGATGCACAATGGGTTTGTTAACAAGGATGATCAGAAGATGTCAAAGTCagataaaaatttcttcacaATCCGAGAT ATTATTGATTTATACCATCCCATGGCGTTGAGGTTTTTCCTGATGCGTACACATTACAGAGGCGATGTGAATCACTCTGACAAAGCACTTGAGATAGCATCTGATCGTGTCTACTACATATATCAG ACTTTATATGACTGTGAGGAGCAGTTGTCTCAATATCGTGGAGAGAATCTTTCTGTCCCGGTCCCTGTTGAGGAGCAAGATATGGTTAACAAGCACCATTCAGAATTCTTGGAATCTATGTCAGATGATCTTAGAACAACAGATGTTCTGGATGGCTTCACGGACCTGCTGAAGGCAATTAACAGCAATTTGACTGATTTTAAG AAGTTGCAACAGAAGCTAGAGCAGCAAAAGAagaaacagcagcagcagaagcaacaaaagcagaagcagcagcaagcacaGAAACAACCAGAAGAATATATTGAGGCTATGTTTGCACTTGAGacagaaattaaaaacaaactatCTATCCTTGGTATGATGCCACCTTCTTCCTTGGCAGAG GCACTGAAGCAACTTAAGGACAAAGCTTTGAAGAGAGCAGGGTTGACTGAAGAACTATTGCAGGAGCAAATTGAGCAGAGAGCTGCTGCAAGGAAAAACAAGCAGTTTGATTTGTCTGACCAAATCAGGAAACAACTAGGTAGTAAAGGCATAGCCCTCATGGATGAACCTACTGGTACAGTATGGAGACCATGCGAACCAGAGTCTGAATAG